A genome region from Chlorobaculum tepidum TLS includes the following:
- a CDS encoding glycosyltransferase family protein — translation MKILFGVQGTGNGHISRSRELVRKLKEDGHEVQVIISGRKEEELREIEVFAPYKVLKGFTLVTRRGKMSYMETMFQLDFVSLWTDVLSLDTSCVDLVITDFEPVTSMAARFKGIVSVGFGHQYAFPFHIPIARGNLFEKYTLLNFAPARYNAGLHWDHFNQPIFPPVIPQTLYDAVRPEEDPQKILVYLPFEEVEDIDAFLRPFDAYRFFIYGKVKEDRDDGHLCFRGYSREGFLRDLMECSGVVCNAGFELPGEALHLGKKMLLRPLDGQIEQESNALAMVQLGYGMSMHTLDGEVLKEWFAMPPGKPLNYSRTVDYIAEWIASGRWNDLRVFTDAAWKDHCREESKS, via the coding sequence ATGAAGATCCTTTTCGGCGTTCAGGGAACAGGGAATGGCCATATCAGCAGAAGCAGGGAGCTGGTCAGAAAGCTCAAGGAAGATGGGCATGAGGTTCAGGTCATCATCAGCGGCAGAAAGGAGGAAGAGCTTCGTGAGATTGAGGTGTTTGCTCCCTACAAGGTGCTCAAGGGCTTCACCCTGGTGACGCGCCGCGGCAAGATGAGCTACATGGAGACCATGTTCCAGCTCGATTTTGTCAGTCTTTGGACCGATGTTCTGTCGCTCGATACTTCGTGTGTCGATCTGGTGATTACCGATTTCGAGCCGGTCACTTCGATGGCTGCCCGGTTCAAAGGGATCGTGAGCGTCGGGTTTGGTCACCAGTACGCATTTCCCTTCCATATTCCCATCGCACGCGGTAATCTCTTCGAGAAGTACACTCTGCTCAATTTCGCTCCGGCCCGCTACAACGCCGGATTGCACTGGGACCATTTCAACCAGCCAATCTTTCCCCCGGTTATTCCTCAAACACTCTACGATGCCGTTCGGCCAGAAGAGGATCCGCAGAAGATTCTGGTTTATCTGCCGTTCGAGGAGGTCGAGGACATTGATGCGTTTCTCCGTCCGTTCGATGCGTACCGCTTTTTTATTTACGGCAAGGTCAAAGAGGATCGCGACGATGGTCATCTCTGTTTTCGGGGCTACTCGCGGGAGGGGTTCCTGCGCGACCTCATGGAGTGCTCCGGGGTGGTTTGCAACGCGGGCTTCGAGCTGCCGGGCGAGGCGTTGCATCTCGGCAAGAAGATGCTGCTCCGTCCGCTCGATGGCCAGATCGAGCAGGAGTCTAACGCGCTGGCAATGGTGCAGCTCGGCTATGGCATGTCGATGCACACGCTCGATGGCGAGGTGCTCAAGGAGTGGTTCGCCATGCCGCCGGGCAAGCCGCTTAATTATTCGAGGACGGTCGATTACATCGCCGAGTGGATTGCTTCGGGCAGATGGAACGATCTGCGCGTCTTTACCGATGCCGCATGGAAGGATCACTGTCGCGAGGAGTCGAAATCATGA
- a CDS encoding nitroreductase family protein: MEGSLSRGVEIMKLRELVARSRSIRRFDEHVAVNDATLRDLVELVCYTPSAANRQLLRFLPVTGADMSDKVFPCLKWAGYLEDWPGPEPGERPAAALVMLCRNEDLPGAACDSGIAAQTIMLGAAEKELGGCIVAAIDRERLMASLGIPDAWTVLLVIALGKPAETVVIDQIKPGDDIRYWRDKHGIHHVPKRQVDELLVTAEQLRERG; this comes from the coding sequence ATGGAAGGATCACTGTCGCGAGGAGTCGAAATCATGAAGCTCAGGGAACTGGTGGCCCGGAGTCGCAGCATCCGGCGGTTCGACGAACATGTCGCCGTGAATGATGCAACGCTTCGCGATCTGGTTGAGCTGGTCTGCTACACGCCGTCCGCGGCCAACAGGCAGCTGTTGCGGTTTTTGCCGGTTACAGGTGCTGATATGTCCGACAAGGTGTTTCCCTGCCTGAAATGGGCCGGGTATCTCGAAGATTGGCCTGGCCCTGAACCGGGCGAGCGTCCCGCCGCCGCCCTTGTCATGCTGTGCCGGAACGAAGATTTGCCCGGCGCGGCCTGCGACAGCGGTATTGCGGCGCAGACCATCATGCTTGGCGCGGCTGAGAAAGAGCTAGGTGGCTGCATCGTCGCCGCCATCGACCGTGAGCGTCTCATGGCGTCGCTTGGCATTCCCGACGCATGGACGGTGCTTCTTGTGATTGCGCTTGGCAAGCCCGCCGAAACGGTGGTGATTGACCAGATAAAACCGGGAGACGATATCCGCTACTGGCGCGACAAACATGGTATTCACCATGTGCCGAAGCGGCAGGTCGATGAATTGCTGGTGACGGCGGAACAGCTTCGTGAACGCGGGTAA
- the aat gene encoding leucyl/phenylalanyl-tRNA--protein transferase, which translates to MIKVEDILRAYRHGFFPMADSREGTVSWCQPYQRAVVPLDSFRPSRSLRRVIGKKRFTIKINSVFEQVIRACSQPRSTGQETWLSEEIIKVFLKLHRLGVAHSVESWQDGELAGGLYGLSMGGAFFGESMFFFRSDASKVAFAWLVGYLKRKGYLLLDAQIMNPHLESLGAIEIPHEEYMVQLERALGKKISFV; encoded by the coding sequence ATGATAAAAGTAGAGGATATTCTGCGTGCCTACAGGCACGGCTTTTTCCCGATGGCCGACTCTCGCGAGGGGACGGTGAGCTGGTGCCAGCCCTACCAGCGCGCGGTGGTGCCGCTCGACAGTTTCCGGCCGTCGCGAAGCCTCCGGCGCGTCATTGGCAAAAAGCGTTTTACCATCAAAATCAATTCAGTTTTCGAACAGGTGATCCGTGCCTGCTCGCAGCCTCGTTCAACCGGGCAGGAGACCTGGCTTTCGGAGGAGATTATCAAGGTGTTTCTCAAGCTGCATCGTCTCGGAGTGGCGCACAGTGTGGAGAGCTGGCAGGATGGCGAGCTTGCCGGAGGGCTGTACGGTCTGTCGATGGGTGGGGCTTTTTTCGGTGAGTCGATGTTCTTTTTTCGGTCTGATGCCTCGAAAGTCGCCTTTGCCTGGCTGGTGGGCTATCTCAAACGCAAAGGCTATCTCCTGCTCGACGCGCAGATCATGAACCCACACCTTGAGAGTCTCGGTGCGATTGAAATCCCCCACGAAGAGTACATGGTGCAGCTTGAGCGCGCTCTCGGAAAAAAGATTTCGTTTGTCTGA
- a CDS encoding ArsA family ATPase, with product MSSRDLSEKQSPPRIIIYSGKGGTGKTTISSSTAVALARQGKRVLIMSSDPAHSLSDVFGVQIGRNEPLKIEKNLYGLEVDTIYELKKNMSGFQKFVSSSYKNQGIDSGMASELTTQPGLDEIFALSRLLDESQSGKWDTIVLDTSPTGNTLRLLAYPEIIIGGNMGKQFFKLYKSMSSLARPLSGNNIPDDDFFNEVNVLLKQMEDINEFILSPEVTFRLVLNPEKLSILETKRAYTFVHLYGINIDGIVINKILPTSRTVGEYFEFWADLHSKYLMEIDNSFYPTPVFRCHLQRTEPIGPDALYDISQIVFGEEAPDKTFYSGKNFWIESKKNQATSDNREVLCIRIPFLKDAADVSVERMGTDIIVTVDRAQRNITLPRALYSLDMDRFVREDNILRVIFKEVKVDKEEMELNVNKNVLDKLRSMRRLKI from the coding sequence ATGTCGTCGAGAGATTTATCTGAAAAACAGTCTCCGCCAAGGATTATCATCTATTCCGGCAAAGGGGGAACGGGCAAGACCACCATTTCGTCCTCTACGGCAGTCGCCCTTGCACGACAAGGCAAACGGGTGCTCATCATGTCCTCCGATCCGGCTCACTCGCTCTCTGATGTGTTCGGCGTGCAGATTGGCCGCAACGAGCCGCTCAAGATCGAAAAGAACCTGTACGGTCTCGAAGTCGATACCATCTACGAGCTGAAGAAAAACATGTCGGGCTTCCAGAAGTTCGTCTCTTCGTCGTACAAGAATCAGGGCATTGACAGCGGCATGGCTTCGGAGCTGACCACGCAGCCAGGTCTTGACGAAATCTTCGCGCTTTCCCGTCTGCTCGACGAATCGCAGTCCGGCAAGTGGGACACTATCGTGCTCGATACCTCGCCGACCGGCAACACGCTTCGACTGCTCGCCTACCCGGAGATCATCATCGGCGGCAACATGGGCAAGCAGTTCTTCAAGCTCTACAAGAGCATGTCTTCGCTGGCGCGTCCTCTCTCGGGCAACAATATTCCCGACGACGACTTCTTCAACGAGGTCAACGTGCTGCTCAAGCAGATGGAGGACATCAACGAGTTCATTCTCAGCCCGGAGGTCACCTTCCGGCTGGTGCTGAACCCGGAGAAACTCTCGATTCTCGAAACCAAGCGCGCCTATACTTTCGTGCACCTCTACGGTATCAATATCGACGGCATCGTCATCAACAAGATTCTGCCGACCTCGCGAACCGTGGGCGAGTACTTCGAGTTCTGGGCCGATCTGCACAGCAAGTACCTGATGGAGATCGACAACTCCTTCTATCCGACGCCGGTCTTCCGCTGCCACCTGCAACGCACCGAGCCGATCGGCCCCGACGCTCTCTACGACATCAGCCAGATCGTCTTCGGCGAAGAGGCTCCCGACAAGACCTTCTATTCGGGCAAGAACTTCTGGATCGAGAGCAAAAAGAATCAGGCGACCTCTGACAACCGCGAGGTGCTCTGCATCCGGATTCCGTTCCTCAAGGACGCCGCAGATGTCTCGGTCGAGCGTATGGGTACCGACATCATCGTCACGGTTGACCGCGCCCAGCGCAATATCACCTTGCCAAGGGCGCTCTACAGCCTCGACATGGATCGCTTCGTCCGTGAAGACAACATACTGAGGGTGATCTTCAAGGAGGTTAAGGTTGACAAGGAGGAGATGGAGCTGAACGTCAACAAGAACGTTCTTGACAAGTTGCGCTCCATGCGCCGCCTGAAAATCTGA